The sequence GTGTTTGCGGCTTTTGCAAGGATGGAAACTAGGTTgaaggagtatgagagggCTAGGGTTATTTATAAGGTATGTCATTCACCCATCCAGCCTTGATATGTCGCTAACAATTCCACAGTTCGCTCTTGCTCGTCTGCCACGATCGAAATCTGCAAGCTTGTACGCTGCCTATACCAAGTTTGAGAAACAACACGGTGATCGAGCTGGTGTAGAACTTACTGTCCTTGGTAAACGACGTATACagtatgaggaggaattAGCGTATGACGGGACGAACTATGATGCTTGGTTCTCACTGGCtagattggaagaggacgCGTATAGAGCAGACAAGGAGGACGGAGAAGATGTGGAGCCTACGAGGGTGCGAGAGGTGTATGAGAGGGCCGTGGCCAATGTGCCACCGGCTTTGGAAAAGCGAtattggaggaggtatatcTATTGTAAGTGAATTCAGAGATCCGTTCGGACATTCTCTGATGCTGACCCAACCCAGTATGGCTACAATACGCTGCATTCGAGGAGATTGACACGAAGGACTTCGATCGAGCTAGAGATGTGTACAAAGCTGCTATCAAGCTTGTGCCGCATAATACATTCACGTTtgccaaggtgagctatcctGTTTGAGAGCTTACTTCATGCTGACCTCCTACCAGTTATGGCTGTCCTACGCCTACTTCGAGATCCGACAACTCGACGTCACCGCCGCACGAAAGGTGCTGGGAGCTGGTATAGGGATGTGTCCAAAGCCCAAGCTATTCTCAGGGTATATCGAGTTGgaaatgagattgagagagtTTGATCGGGTGCGAACATTGTATGAGAAGTTCCTCACAGTGAGTACACTTACTATTGGTAACTCCCAGGGCCCCGCTGATAGCCTCTTAGTACGATCCGTCGCTCAGTTCCGCCTGGATCCAATGGACACAAGTCGAATCCGCCGTGGAAGATTTCGAGCGAGTCCGAGCAATCTTCGAACTTGCCGTTCAACAGTCGTTGGATATGCCCGAGATCGTCTGGAAAGCGTATATCGACTTCGAATCTGGTGAAGGCGAGAGAGAACGTACGAGATCGTTATACAAGAGATTGCTCGAACGAACCTCGCACGTCAAAGTGTACATCTCTTACGCGCTTATGGAAGTATCTGTGCttggtggtggggaggatgaagatggtaatgagattgaaggtgagGCTGGTGATCCTGAGTTGGCTAGAGCGGTGTTTGCAAGAGGATACAAAGATCTCAGGGCtaagggagagaaggaagatgtaAGTGGTACTCTCTTTCGCAGATGGAATTCCATTCTGACATCCTATATAGCGTGCACTCTTGCTGGAAGCTTGGAAGACTTTCGAGGAGCAACATGGTTCTCCAGAAGATCTGGCAAAGGTCGAAGAGATGATGCCTACTACTCGAAAGCGATGGAGAAAGGCGGAAGATGGCAGCGATCTGCTGGAGGAGTGTATGTGCATTTCGTTGATCCGTACCAGACACttcaagctgacttgccATGGACAGACTgggatctcatcttccccgaCGACGAACGGGATGCCAACCCCACATCATTCAGGTTCTTCCAAGCCGCTCAACAATGGGCTGCTCAACGTGGTggggacgagggagagggtggtcTGTCGTACGACTTGCCctctgattctgatgacgaggacgaggatgaaggcgaaggtgagggagagaaggatgcAGAGGCGATGGACGAGGACGATTAGGGGTATGTACGTTGTCGTAGACATCATGTATCGGAATATATCACATGACTTGGATACAGTATACGTGGACCTTCTCCGTATGTTTCAACTAAACTCTTGATGTCTTTACCAAGATCAACAGACCTCAGTGAGCCGGGCTTACTGGAAGCATTTCCATCTGCGGCCACAGACTCCATAAACCACCACATCCCGTTAGCTCTGTGAAGTTAAGTTGGAGATCGCCTGATCAGTACCAAGGTCGGGGACGACTTGGGAATCTCAGGTGCTGTAGTTGTTTTTTTGTGTTGTCTGATAATTTCGCATTCATCATATCGCCCGCCTGCCTGACCAAACATCTCTTGTTTTATGGTTAACGAAACATCTACCGCCATCGAATCCGGAGAGCACCGCATCCCGTCAAATCTGCGCAGTTTAAGTCAGGTATGGCTCGATTAGTACCGAGGTTGGGGACAATTCGGGAATACCGAGTGCTGTAGTTTCCTTTTTCGTGCATGAGATATCAAATTGCCATTATACATGATCCTTGCTATCAAGTTTCATCTTCGTGATCTAGCTGGATCACATTAGCAAGTCTCCTAGTGCGCTATATTGGAAAATGAGAAGAGGCCAAGACCTACTGAGAACTTTCATTATCTTCTCGAACTCCGAGCCCACCGCTTTGTGATCGATCTTCGGTTTGTTGAATCCCAAGACATTGTCTCTTGCTCTCAGCCATGCGAACAGATGATCTGGTCGAAGCCTCTTGAAATCCACAAACGCTCAACTAGCAAGATTTAAAGTGTTTTCTCCCTTGACACCGTATTCAAGTAGAGCGTGACGTTTTTCCACATTCGCCTACTAGCAGATGGTCATCGTGCACATCGAAGAAGCGCGATGGAATAACGGTTGAGGCTTGCCAGTAATGCTTGGTATCGTTCTTCATCGCCACGATTATCAGCTCTTGCCGACTCATCGTGACCCGATGAGCAGGTACCGATCCGTCGAGAATTTGCTGGTCATAGCCCACAATGTTAGACAAGTACATAGGTGCTCCCTTGCTGCGGACGCATCGTATTTATCGATAAATTCCACAAGGACCTTATATCCGCTTTTCAACTGTAGCCAGTCTATGGGAGGATCCGATTTGTGGCCGTATATCATTTGCAGGAAGAGCGAGACTATATTGCTGCTTTCTAAGGTCGTGTCGGTAAGCTCCAAATTATCATCATGCTTCCCAGCTTCGAACATCACTTGAAATACGGAGCTGCATAACGCATGCTCAAACGACATTAGCAACGCGGAGTATTCGTCAGTCAAGAAACAGGGTAAGAGGTTCTGTACGCCCACCTGGATGACTGTAATTTATTCTTATGAATCTTGAATACCACACCGTCCGCTGATATCAAATTGATATCGGAGTCATGGAATTGGAAGGGTTTGTTGAGAGTGTTGATGACGGTCACTTCGTCCCCACTTTTTGACATCTCGATGAAGGGTGCGCGTTAGCTGTAGAAGTTGAACAACAATCTCTGTCACTCGAGTAGGATCAATTCAGAAATTTTTAGGACGGTCAGAAAATAATAAGGCTCAGCCCAGCGCTCGTCATGCTTACACGACGCGCACGAAGACATAAATTACGACGTTCATGATGCTATGCCACTTAATTTACAACACGTACTATCTATATCTAAGATACAAAATCAATGCAACCTTCTTTCTATCTTTTGAGTTCTAACATATACATATCCCATTTTCTTCGTTGCTCTTCCGAACCTTCAAAATGAAAATTTACTCCTCTAACCTCGTCAAACCCTTCGTCAATCGAGGGCTTCTCAAAAGCGCTTGCGTAAGAGTTGAAAGCCAAGGCAGGTAAGAGGGTACGGGTAGGTTCGTCGGCTGGGCCATAGCATGCTCGATAGACATTATTATGCTTGGCAAGTTCGAGTGGACAGAGGAAGTGAAACAACCTGAAGTGTATTCCAACGATATCAGTCTAGCTCGGTATTTCGAGCGTAGCTACATAACATACCTGATGGGAACGTTTAACTTCCCGGCCAACCTGACCCAATGAGCCCTGGTCTCCCTATTGCGATTCGTATTATCCACTACAACCTTCGTACCTCCTGCCAAGAATTGTTCGGCAACTCTCAAGCATTTATCTCTCGAGCCCAGTAGATCTTGGTTGATATGTTCGTAGCCCTCTGAAGCGAAATGTTTTCGGAAGAAAGACGATTTGCCGGATGCTGGTGGGCCTACAAAGATGACGATCTCTAGCGCCGGACGAGTGATTGGAGTATGCGATGGGACGATGTGAGGAACTGCTCTAGTTTATGTGAGCTTGCCGGCGTTGGGGAAGATGTTACCTGAAAAAAAAAAcgaaggggaggaagaaacggaagaggggaaggggtcCCGAAGACACAGAAGGGGACGAGACGGATGTTACAAGGCAACTCACGAGATGCTAGATTGCCCAATTTTGCAGGCCTAAATCCATTAGGAGGTTCCGGGAAGTGAGGTCGAGGGTGTTTGAGGAAATGTTCCTATATCAGTAGGATCAGCTCCGCCTGGACGAAAAGACGAGCCAGTACGGAACTTACTTCGGGAGTTACAAATTTGAGTCCAACATTCAAAGCAAACTTGTAATCTGTATCACCGTGATCTTTCCTTTGAGGTCCTTTAGCAGCTCTCCCAGCGGCGTCACCTATGAAGACTGAATTTTCTATATCTATTTCTAAGCCTCTATCCTTGTATATCTTCTCTACCACTTCATACATTCCTATATTTGGTTTTCGGTATACGTCGTTTTTTGATAACGCCGCTAAGATTCGTACTGGGACTTCTTTCGGTAACTACGATTTTAATCAGCCTCTATTCTAATTCACCTTGAGACGGATAAACTTACTTTCGCTGCGATCAGAGACAATTTCGCTCTCCACTCCGACTTGATATGATCCCTCGGATCGGCTTGGTTTGAAATGACGATCAAGTGTCTGCCCGCCTCATGTTCCTTCTTGAGCAATTCGGGAACAGACGAATGCCACCATACCCAATCATCTCGATTTTTTGGAAACTGAGCTCCTGATTTGGGCTTGATAAGTGTTCCATCAAGGTCATAGAATGATATAGCTACTTTGGAGTGTCCATTCGTTTTCAGAGAAGAGGCtgcggaggatgaagaagaagcgaaaggatcaagatgggTGAAATGAACCAAagttgatggtgagggttGGAATTGACCCAAAGGCTTTTGAGCAGCACCGGTGAAGAACGGGTGGGCTATACACTGTCAGCGTTGTTTTGAGAAAAGTCAGACTCACGCTTCTTCGCTGGAGGCTCTTCGCCATCAGCAGCCCTCTTCACTGCTGGCATCCTGCTTATATGATTCTGCTCTTGGtgatggacgaggaagtGATTGAAGAACGCGTCAATGTCATCTTTAAGTTGGTTGTCATCatcgacgggatcaaatagTTCGAGTGTGCCTGGGCAATAGTGAACATTATATTCGTGGATACTCTTGACGATAAAGACTATAGATAAAGTCGaattcctttcttccacttccaccttctACCCCACAAGACATAATGTCATCCCAATACACCCCAGAGACTTTCAAGGTCCTTCTCAAGAAGCTCGTTCAGACGCCTGACGATTTCACACCGGAAGATTGTGCTCAGTGTTTCCGGCATCTTTGTGTGCAGGGAGCTAGTGAAGCCCAGGTGAGCAATTCCTTCTTCTGGCCTTGCCTTACCTATTCGCTGATATCCGTCGTACTTCCAGGCCGGTGCCTTCCTCACTGCTCTTACACTATCAGGTCTTGAGTCATCCCCCGATATCGTTGCCGCATGTGCATCAGTCCTCCGGGAACATGCAGTATCAGTCACAGACTTGATACCAGAAGCCAAAGACCAGCACGGACATGGCATGTGGGATTACAGAGAATCAGATAAGGAGGGTGATGGTTATACGGGATTAGTCGACATAGTAGGCActggtggtgatggttgGGATACTTACAATGTCTCCACCACCGCTGCTGTGGTAGTTGCCGGTTCAGGGGTAAGGGTAGCTAAGGTGGGTTAGCTCATGTTTACACAAGGTGCTCAGCTGATAACCTGTATTATATAGCATGGATCAAAAGCAGCTACTTCCACCTCTGGATCAGCcgacctccttctctcccttgaTTGTCGATTAGCCTTCCCTGTATCTGAAGTGCACACTTTCCTCGAACACtctccattcctcttcctcttcgctccTCACTACCACCCCTCATTAGCGCACATCGCTCCTATCCGACGTAATCTCAACTTCCGAACAATCTTCAATGTGTTGGGTCCCCTTATCAACCCTGCAAGACCTCAGAGGATGCTGCTTGGTGTAGCCAGGAAGGAGCTGGGAGATACGTTTGCGGAAGTGCTGAGGTTGTTGAACGTGGAAAGGGCTTTGGTGGTCTGTGGAAAAGAAGGATTAGATGAGATCAGTCCGGCTGGTGAGACTTGGGTGAGTCCGCTGCGTTTATAATGATGTTTGGAATGTCCAGCTGACAACATCGCATAGACATGGTGGCTAGAGAATGGCGAGATAACCAAAGGTTCCATCCACCCCACTGAAGACTTCGGTCTCCCCCTTCATTCTCTATCTTCCGTCCGAGGATCTACACCCGACCTCAACGCTCTGACTTTCCAATCTATAATGTCCAACTCTCCCGCACCAccccatctctcttctcccgCCAGTCCAGACTCCCCCTCTCTCGATACCATTCGAGACTACGTGCTGCTCAACGCTGCTGCTCTATTACACGTGTCGGGTAAAGCGAAATCTTGGAAAGAAGGCGTGGATATCGCTCGAGAAACGATAGAGTCTGGTGGAGCGTTGGCGGCGTTCGAGGGGTTCAGAGATGCCAGTAAGAAGGCTATGGGTGAGCACGTCGATGAGATGGCGGTAGAAGACGATGGTGGTATAGCTGCTAAGAATGGGTTCGTGAATGCTtggttgaaggagagggggaggaagagggcgGATTCGGTGAAGCAGGATGAGAAGCAATAAAGATAGAATGCATGTATAGAGTATAGTCAGTGCTGCTGGGGTACGCTGTATAACATACTGACATGATCGTTGTGACATGTTGCTTTGTGCCAAATTGACAGTCCGAGGGATTGATTGTCCTACATGCAAGAGAATTATTCAACATATGATATGCTACAAACTTGTTTTCGAGTAAAAGCAAGATAATGTCCAAAGTACCAAAATCAACATTCAATCCAAACCGCTAAATGTCCAAGAACTACACCAAAACCTCTTCGATCAAATTTTGAACCTCACTCCAGAAACCCTCAATCACACCAGGAGGGAATCCGTTCTTATCATATCCAAGTGAGAACCACAATTTACCACTAAACATACCAAAATCATAAATCAGCATCTCAGTCCATTTCTGCTGACTCGCATAGAGAAGTCGGACTCACGCAAAAGTATAAGCAAACAAGAGCAAACCCCCTTGACGCTGCCTCGACCCGGTAGTCAAGCTTGTCAACTCCAACGAAGGGAATTCAGCGTGCTTGTACTTCCCATCCAGGTTACCTAACATCGATAATCCCATCAAAGCCCTTTGAGAGACCTTTCGTTCTTGTGTAGCTGTTACTGGAACTACCGGCGTAGTCTCAGGAGTAGGCAATTGCATAGCCTGAGGTGGTTTCTTCTGTTGTGTGGGTTGGACTTCCGATTGAGCAATTTCGACGCCCAGACCCAAACCTGGATTTCCCTGTTGGCttttcaactcttcctcgtcatcgaTCTTCGCCCATTTGACAGCTCGTTCCCTCCTTACCATTGAGGTATTCTGACTTCTGGCCACCACGAAGGGCGACTTGACAGCCTTGATAGTTTGTTGCTTTGTCATTCTTGCTCTGTGCCAGAATAGCTcggaggtggagatggaagatggtagGAGCGTGGGGAGGACGATGTTGAAGTATCCTACGgcgaggtggaagaagcttTCTTTGGCagtagaagtggaaggtatCATGTTGGGACGGAGGTTGAGTGCCGAGTAGATCAGACTGCAGTAGCACAGGATCAGCTACTCTTTCTATCTCGTAGGACAGCATAGTAAGAGATAGACATACCATGGATCAATCTTATCATCCGTCTTCCTAGCCCAAGCGATATTACACAACGCAAAGACAGCATGTGCAATGGTCACTCCATTCTTCTTACAATTACCCAAAATACCTTTCGTTTTATCCTTATCGTAGGAAATTGTAGGCACCACCGTATGTCTCGGTAATTTCTCCCAGGACGATCCAAACGATTGACCACCTATCAACTTCGCTTCTGATCTTCTGGATTCCTCTTTCCCTACTATACGTGCGAAGTCGCTCTTGGAAGGGGGTAATCGATCTTCCAGACTTTTCGGTATCTCCACCAATCCTGATTCCAGGCCAAGCTTTTGGGTGATCTTCTGTGAGATCTCTTGGGTGGTGAGGTCTGagccgaggaggatgtagaaCTCGTTCATGAAGCTGTGCAAAGCCATCCCATCACCTAGATAATGGGTAGCACACAACATGAACTCATAttccaccttctcatctccctcggaCTGTGAAGGACCTTTAACCACGAGATAGCCCAATCGGTCGTTTGATAGTGTCCTAGGGCCGTTCAAGTAGGTACCGATTATATCCCTTTCATCAACGATATATGAGAATCGCTCAGAAGCTGTCGAGAGTGCCTCGACCAAATTTCGAGGTCTGGAGGGGACGAAGGATATGTCTTCGTACTCTCTAAATTCGACTGTGGAGGATAACAAGGGATGTAACAAGAGCTGGTACGCCCAGATATGTAGGATCCTCGAGGGGGTCATTTGGGAAGGAGAGGCCAGTAATTTGTGGTGGACATACCTAGATTGTGGTGTTGACTGGTTAACACCTTCCTCTCAATATCACTATTACAGAGGGGTAATCCACTTACATGTCATTGACACCATCTCCTCGGGAAGGGAGATAGTAGGATATCTCATTATCGCTCAGTTTCCTACCTTCCTCTTGCTTTGCTCGAAGCTCGAACTCGGGCGTCTGAGGCGGAGTGAGCAGCGCTTTGATAGCATTTGGATGCGCTGGGAATTGGGATTTGGCGATGAAGACgggggaagaggagtctGTTAAGGGAGTGTAAGGTGGTGTGAGAGGGGTGGGGAATGACATTTTGGTGAAGACTCTACGAGCTACTGCTAcacagatgagatgagatggaatggaatggagatggaaatCCAGAACAACAAGTCAAGTCGAGACAAGGTTATATCAGCATCGCATTACCCCCTGTCCCCAATTGGAAGATCGGCCTTTAACAggacaacaacaacaagacATCATCGACCAGCCAAAATTCCTTACACGTTGGCCGACATTCCATGTTTCACATGACATACTCTCGTAGTCGTCTCTCTTCCTGACCTAGGATAATGTGCCCAGTAGAATCATAGCACAGGATAACCTCATGGCTTTTCATCATACGCATCGAAAATTGACGTTATGCCTTCAGCTGTCTGGAAATAGAAAAGAGATTACGATGTGAGATTCGAACTTTTTCGCATCCCGAAAAGCCATTACATCATCTTTTATAGATAGTACGTATCATTTTAAGGGTTTTCGCAGGAATGCGAATGGGGTAGATGGTAACCCTGGGGTAACAGTAACATCCCTGTATCGTCATGCAGACCAAGCTATCTATATAGTACATACGTGCCGTTTATCGAACATCGCTGCGTGCATAGGACCGCAGAGGGATTCCGCCATGCCAATTCGACGTGTGTAATCATGTTTCGTGTACTTCCACATAAATATCGATGCGATACGATGCGATGAAAAGCAGTGAAGCTGAAGGGTGAAGCGAAGTTCGTAGTACGACGGGTAGACTAATAAATTCCCGTGTTACTTTTTTGGTAGGGTGTCTCGGATCAAGTGAACCAAAGGAAGGGTATGTAACCCGGAACATACCACCGCACGAGCAAAGTCATTTTTCAGGAACATTACTCAAAAAATGATGCGTAAGTCTTCCCGCTATTTTGGGTATCCTGCATTTCTTCGTTCTGCGTTCCTGCGTCTGTCCGAGACAAGACAACAGATCGTTCATATGTCCTGCGGGAGTGCCATCTTCCTCCAGGCAACAACGCCTTCATCCTTGCACATGTCAGATGTCGGTCCTACGATGAGCCGGTACAGGTACAGTTTTGATGCGATTCCTGCAGCTGTTTCGGGTGATACATTAGTCCAGGTGTGTGAGTACGTTGAGTTCTCGGTCGGATCGGAAAGCTCCTGGTATGTAAGCTtgttgtactgtactgtatgCCTTAGCTACAGTCAACAGAAACCCTGTAACGCTGCGATGCTAAGTTGGTCGTAAGTCAAATCTCACACGACACCGTCAGTACCATGAGAAAGAAACGCTGTACGTGGGGATGACGAAATCAGATTATTTTTGGAATTCGCAAGAGATTTCGGACACCAAGGCGCTGCGGGAGATCTCATAGTTCGTGAATCAGTCTCACGGTAAGAGGTTGGATCGTTGGTTCTGGACAATAACAAAAGGTGTTCGTTGTTCGCTTCCGCTTTATGAACCCCCAACCAATTGTTACTTGTTTGCATTTACGAATATCATCAACCTTGATCAACCAACTTCGACTTCGACTGTAACGATAACGATAACTCAAGATTCTGTTCTTTCTTTCGACTTGTTTTGATCTGACGACTTGCATCAAGTGTTAGAAATCAACGATCATCAATCTCTCGGTAGCTTCAACTTCTTACGACCATCTGTACCGAATCTGGCAAATCACATACGATATGGCTCCCAACGATCCTCCCCCAGCATGGAAGGTAGCAGGTGTAGTAGGCTTCTACATGACAGTAGCgctggtgatggtgatgacgtGAGTTGAGGTGTCTTGTATGAGGTTCATCCTCCGCTATAAGCGTATCGAATTGAGCTGAGCCGAGCTCAACAACATAGTAACAAATGGGTCCTCTCGACCTCGTCATtaccactcaccttcctcctcctgcaaCTATCCACTTCTGtgctcctccttcatctcctacCATTATGTTACAACTACACCCCACCCCGCTGGACAAGGTCCACCATTCTCGCCGTCCTGCCCGTCTCTATCGTCAACGTCGTAGGGCTCATCTTCAATATCTACTGCCTCAAGCTGGTCGACGCATCCTATTTCCAAGTCGCCAGGGGTTTAACCCTCCCCATGACTGTCGTCCTCCAAGCTCTGATGAACGGCATGAGACCCTCCGGATGGACTATCGGAGCATGTGGTCTCGTGATGTGGGGATTCACCTATTCCTTCCTACCCATTCCTGGATTATCACCCACCCCCACAGTAGATATATACGGAGTGATGGAAGAGACGAGACGGATGGAGGCTCCCATGGCTGGGATGTTGCTTGGAGTAGCCAGCGCAGCGATGGTAGCTGTACATGCCATTTTGGTCAAGCAGGcgctgaagaaggtggagggtCATACTCTCGATTTGGCTTATTGGCAGAATGCTTTGTCGGCGTTGGCATTGCTACCTGGGATAGTATTTTCGGGGGAGTTGGGCGATTTCGCGAATATGGTAATGGGCAGAGAAGGCGATGGGAGAGCTTTCATCATCGGTAGTGGAGTTACTGTGAGTTTGTCTTCCAACACTGGCTGACGAGTACCTGAACGCTGATCTTTGTTTGGTTTTTTTCTCTGATAGGGAGTGGTCGGTTTCCTCATCTGTCTAGCAGGATTACTATCCATCAAAGTCACATCGCCCGTTACCCACATGTTCAGCTCAGCCATGCGATCGGTTTTACAAACCATGTTGGGCGTTTACCTATTTGGCGATATCCTCAACTCGTAAGTCCATAATGTACATTGGAAGTTACATTCCGAAGTTGATGGTCTGATACATCACATACAGCTCGCGAATTATGtccatcatcttgatcataATTGGATCCTGCCTATACACATGGAATCAATCTCGTGGCAGTCTCCCCAAATCTCCTTTACAAGAGGACAGAAAGAGGTTGTTGACAGGTCAAGAGAAGACGAATTATAATTATGCGGCTGATCCTGAGAAGGGCGAGAGGAAAGATTAGTGTTTCTTTAGCCAAAGGACATTACGTCGCGTGGACGAGAGAGCTTGAATGGAGTTTCGTTTCCATATTTCTGGACAATATATAATGTTTTCACTtcggacgatgatgatcatgagtagatttatatacatatgtatTTTCAGATGAGACCAATTAGCATGTATCATATAATCAATATATCGCCATATCCCAGTTTCCTT comes from Kwoniella bestiolae CBS 10118 chromosome 1, complete sequence and encodes:
- a CDS encoding anthranilate phosphoribosyltransferase — its product is MSSQYTPETFKVLLKKLVQTPDDFTPEDCAQCFRHLCVQGASEAQAGAFLTALTLSGLESSPDIVAACASVLREHAVSVTDLIPEAKDQHGHGMWDYRESDKEGDGYTGLVDIVGTGGDGWDTYNVSTTAAVVVAGSGVRVAKHGSKAATSTSGSADLLLSLDCRLAFPVSEVHTFLEHSPFLFLFAPHYHPSLAHIAPIRRNLNFRTIFNVLGPLINPARPQRMLLGVARKELGDTFAEVLRLLNVERALVVCGKEGLDEISPAGETWTWWLENGEITKGSIHPTEDFGLPLHSLSSVRGSTPDLNALTFQSIMSNSPAPPHLSSPASPDSPSLDTIRDYVLLNAAALLHVSGKAKSWKEGVDIARETIESGGALAAFEGFRDASKKAMGEHVDEMAVEDDGGIAAKNGFVNAWLKERGRKRADSVKQDEKQ
- a CDS encoding polynucleotide kinase 3'-phosphatase, with amino-acid sequence MPAVKRAADGEEPPAKKPSSLKTNGHSKVAISFYDLDGTLIKPKSGAQFPKNRDDWVWWHSSVPELLKKEHEAGRHLIVISNQADPRDHIKSEWRAKLSLIAAKLPKEVPVRILAALSKNDVYRKPNIGMYEVVEKIYKDRGLEIDIENSVFIGDAAGRAAKGPQRKDHGDTDYKFALNVGLKFVTPEEHFLKHPRPHFPEPPNGFRPAKLGNLASLPHIVPSHTPITRPALEIVIFVGPPASGKSSFFRKHFASEGYEHINQDLLGSRDKCLRVAEQFLAGGTKVVVDNTNRNRETRAHWVRLAGKLNVPIRLFHFLCPLELAKHNNVYRACYGPADEPTRTLLPALAFNSYASAFEKPSIDEGFDEVRGVNFHFEGSEEQRRKWDMYMLELKR
- a CDS encoding pre-mRNA-splicing factor CLF1, with protein sequence MSGRDARDRAPRVKNRAPAAVQITAEQLLREAQERQEPSIQAPKQRVQDLEELSEFQGRKRNEFEGRIRYSRDSIRAWIKYAQWESSQYEFERARSVFERALDVDPRSTELWLKYTDMELKARNINHARNLYDRAVTLLPRVDALWYKYVYLEELLLNVPGARQIFERWMQWEPNDKAWQSYIKLEERYNELDRASAIYERWIGVRPIPKNWVTWAKFEEDRGQPDKAREVFQTALEFFGDEEEQVEKAQQVFAAFARMETRLKEYERARVIYKFALARLPRSKSASLYAAYTKFEKQHGDRAGVELTVLGKRRIQYEEELAYDGTNYDAWFSLARLEEDAYRADKEDGEDVEPTRVREVYERAVANVPPALEKRYWRRYIYLWLQYAAFEEIDTKDFDRARDVYKAAIKLVPHNTFTFAKLWLSYAYFEIRQLDVTAARKVLGAGIGMCPKPKLFSGYIELEMRLREFDRVRTLYEKFLTYDPSLSSAWIQWTQVESAVEDFERVRAIFELAVQQSLDMPEIVWKAYIDFESGEGERERTRSLYKRLLERTSHVKVYISYALMEVSVLGGGEDEDGNEIEGEAGDPELARAVFARGYKDLRAKGEKEDRALLLEAWKTFEEQHGSPEDLAKVEEMMPTTRKRWRKAEDGSDLLEEYWDLIFPDDERDANPTSFRFFQAAQQWAAQRGGDEGEGGLSYDLPSDSDDEDEDEGEGEGEKDAEAMDEDD